From Drosophila virilis strain 15010-1051.87 unplaced genomic scaffold, Dvir_AGI_RSII-ME tig00000019, whole genome shotgun sequence, a single genomic window includes:
- the LOC116650732 gene encoding 5'-nucleotidase domain-containing protein 3-like isoform X1, translated as MCAARRPIVDAIFKHNVLLGQVTCSTARRRPRYLNTSSHDTGAAVTSRHALIKSKLGGRKTVSDFQELYEATKKKFQSKKLPVDVHPDAVFACNELDLSEVQVYGFDYDYTLACYKPILEDLLYNLAREMLVKRFRYPDDILDLEYEPNFAVRGLHYDVEKGLLVKLDSFLQLQLGSVYRGRTKVDAEEVLKLYHNRLLPIAYVEGPNNSYRHNTNSKMVQLADLFSVPEMCLLCNVIEYFERNRIDYHPEIVFHDTRTAMGSCHPIMHATVMKNTEKYIERNSRLVQYFQKLQQAGKNLFLVTNSPFSFVNCGMSYLVGANWRDFFDVVIVQARKPKFFTDESRPIRLYDEKTSSHLWDRVFKLEKGKIYYEGSVRQLQELKGWRGHSVLYFGDHPYSDLADVTLKHSWRTGAIISELAHEIKTLNRVDFKMSANWLQMLTQLIEDTQDEESEAAQVCLRDWMEERDQLRNKTKNVFNEQFGSVFRTYHNPTYFSRRLFRFADIYTSDITNLLKFSTAHTFYPRRGVMPHEYASHFI; from the exons ATGTGTGCAGCGCGTAGACCAATTGTCGATGCTATATTTAAACATAATGTGCTGTTGGGCCAAGTCACGTGCAGCACAGCCAGGCGCAGGCCACGCTATCTGAACACCAGCAGCCATGATACCGGAGCAGCCGTTACGTCCCGCCACGCTCTTATCAAATCCAAATTGGGGGGCCGAAAAACTGTGAGTGATTTCCAAGAGCTCTAcgaagcaacaaaaaagaaatttcaat CCAAAAAGCTGCCCGTTGATGTGCATCCAGACGCTGTGTTTGCGTGCAATGAGCTCGACCTCAGCGAGGTGCAGGTGTATGGCTTCGACTATGACTATACACTCGCCTGCTACAAGCCCATATTGGAGGACTTGCTGTACAATTTGGCACGTGAAATGCTGGTCAAGCGTTTTAGATATCCGGACGACATTCTAGATCTGGAATATGAGCCGAATTTTGCTGTGCGTGGCCTGCACTACGATGTGGAGAAGGGTCTGCTCGTCAAGCTGGACTCGTTTCTGCAGCTACAGCTCGGCTCCGTCTACCGTGGACGCACCAAGGTGGACGCCGAGGAGGTCCTGAAGCTCTATCACAATCGTTTGCTGCCCATCGCCTACGTGGAGGGACCCAACAATAGCTATAGG CATAATACGAACTCGAAAATGGTGCAATTGGCGGATCTGTTCTCAGTGCCCGAAATGTGCCTGCTGTGCAATGTTATCGAATATTTTGAACGCAATCGCATCGATTACCATCCGGAGATTGTGTTCCATGACACGCGCACCGCGATGGGCTCCTGTCATCCCATAATGCATGCCACCGTCATGAAGAACACGGAAAAGTACATCGAACGCAATTCAAGACTTGTCCAATATTTTCAGAAGCTTCAGCAGGCTGGCAAGAATCTCTTTTTGGTGACCAACAGTCCCTTTTCGTTCGT CAATTGCGGCATGTCCTATCTGGTGGGCGCCAATTGGCGAGATTTCTTCGATGTGGTCATTGTGCAGGCGCGGAAACCAAAATTCTTTACGGATGAATCACGGCCCATACGGCTGTACGATGAGAAAACTAGTTCGCATCTATGGGATCGCGTGTTTAAGCTGGAAAAAGGCAAAATCTATTACGAG GGCTCGGTGCGGCAGCTGCAGGAGCTGAAAGGCTGGCGCGGTCATTCGGTGCTCTACTTTGGCGATCATCCCTACAGCGATCTGGCAGATGTGACCCTAAAGCACAGCTGGCGCACGGGCGCCATCATCAGCGAGCTGGCC CATGAGATCAAGACATTGAATCGCGTGGACTTTAAGATGAGCGCCAATTGGTTGCAGATGCTCACACAGCTGATTGAGGACACGCAGGATGAGGAGAGCGAGGCTGCGCAGGTCTGCCTGCGTGACTGGATGGAGGAGCGTGATCAATTGCG CAACAAGACAAAGAACGTGTTCAACGAACAGTTCGGCAGCGTTTTTCGCACGTATCACAATCCCACGTACTTCTCGCGGCGTCTGTTCCGATTCGCAGACATCTACACCAGCGACATAACGAATTTGCTCAAGTTTTCGACGGCGCACACGTTCTATCCGCGACGCGGCGTCATGCCGCACGAATATGCCTCACACTTTATCTAA
- the LOC6636435 gene encoding SET and MYND domain-containing protein 4-like isoform X2 produces the protein MALQDFGYYEQAYDDCECALEFGYPKNMQHKLIMRQAYCAWKLGDAQKLGEHVACLEQLELNASFTQQLEQLQQELQLLQSNPQAEEVKEAKLDEVKRNNTEISTDAGGRGRYMIASQRIKEGEIVFTEQAECFVPTQGRLICQQCAASLLCAPIPCTRCHQRVVYCSRRCRQLHATIHGYECEAYRRDLLLPIGPFHLALRLVLTYMPQWLPQLRNGGSTAAELWQTLISIASAEHHWPTAPQHTQSLCMMHHLDKADASKLIYCVLSANQLQVYLYKCTNFYDQLLASTAASAEDWHLLLAALIARTNNQLLNNAHVGDAILPRDLGFNEFVLLRPQLWRAPFRLRLGCLHKFDRTTLVKSLNLPYYGLCNHACEPSLRSWYDGRSVSSYAARNIEPGEEIFNCYTLNYKMSSFAKRKEQLEQTFNFQCSCSKCVRAEPDQDYFAFHRYRCQHCEQIFVPAQLAELSWWQEPEPPQICCTVCQAPQDFSWHEEFLVLCACCDKPNARHEAYKVLDYLRNWLLDYHSLRQCLAKKLILACLTAKAAGHPFEDTEFGHLGRIMEYVLAGTEAQIGSNAVEYIPIMGCLFDLIAWGKYKCSKQRLAKMRAKLDYLAGETRRIFVNYYNDFIEPHYSS, from the exons ATGGCACTGCAGGACTTTGGCTATTACGAGCAGGCCTATGATGATTGCGAGTGTGCCCTGGAGTTTGGGTATCCCAAGAATATGCAGCATAAGCTGATCATGCGGCAGGCCTATTGTGCCTGGAAGCTGGGCGATGCCCAGAAGCTGGGCGAGCACGTAGCCTGCCTGGAGCAGCTGGAGCTAAATGCCAGCTTTACCCAGCAattggagcagctgcagcaggagctgcaactgctgcaaagCAATCCGCAAGCGGAGGAAGTGAAGGAAGCGAAGCTGGACGAAGTGAAGCGAAACAATACTGAAAT CTCAACGGACGCAGGCGGCAGGGGACGCTACATGATTGCCTCGCAGCGTATTAAGGAGGGCGAGATTGTATTCACGGAACAGGCCGAATGCTTTGTACCGACCCAGGGTCGTCTGATTTGCCAGCAGTGCGCTGCGAGTCTGCTGTGCGCCCCCATACCCTGTACGCGGTGCCATCAGCGCGTGGTCTACTGTTCGCGCCGCTGTCGCCAGCTGCACGCGACCATCCACGGCTACGAGTGTGAGGCGTATCGCAGGGATTTGCTGCTCCCGATTGGACCTTTTCATTTGGCTCTGCGCCTGGTGCTCACCTATATGCCGCAGTGGCTGCCGCAGCTTCGCAACGGCGGCTCGACAGCGGCAGAACTGTGGCAAACTCTGATATCCATCGCCTCCGCCGAGCACCATTGGCCAACTGCACCGCAGCATACGCAGTCCCTGTGCATGATGCATCATCTGGACAAGGCGGACGCCTCGAAGCTGATATATTGCGTGCTCTCCGCCAACCAATTGCAGGTTTATCTGTATAAGTGCACCAATTTCTATGATCAGCTGCTCGCCAGCACAGCTGCCTCGGCCGAGGATTGGCATTTGCTGCTGGCCGCGCTGATAGCGCGCACCAACAATCAATTGCTGAACAATGCCCATGTGGGCGATGCCATTCTGCCCCGCGATCTGGGCTTCAATGAGTTTGTGCTGCTCCGGCCGCAGCTCTGGCGCGCACCATTCCGTCTGCGCTTGGGCTGCCTGCACAAGTTCGACAGGACAACACTTGTCAAGTCTCTCAATTTGCCGTACTATGGCCTGTGCAATCATGCCTGTGAGCCCAGCCTGCGCAGCTGGTACGATGGCCGTTCGGTGAGCAGCTATGCGGCGCGGAACATTGAGCCCGGCGAGGAGATCTTCAATTGCTACACCTTGAACTACAAGATGTCCAGCTTTGCCAAACGCaaggagcagctggagcagacCTTCAACTTTCAGTGTAGCTGCAGCAAGTGTGTCCGTGCCGAGCCTGATCAGGATTAC TTTGCTTTTCATCGCTATCGCTGCCAACACTGCGAGCAGATCTTTGTGCCTGCCCAGCTGGCGGAGCTCAGCTGGTGGCAGGAGCCCGAACCGCCACAAATTTGCTGCACAGTATGTCAGGCGCCCCAAGATTTCAGCTGGCATGAGGAATTTCTAGTGTTATGCGCATGCTGTGATAAACCGAATGCGCGTCACGAGGCGTACAAAGTGCTCGATTATCTCAGAAATTGGCTGCTCGACTATCATAGTCTCAGGCAATGCTTGGCCAAAAAGCTAATCCTGGCCTGCCTAACAGCCAAAGCAG CCGGACATCCGTTCGAGGACACAGAATTTGGCCATTTGGGGCGCATTATGGAATACGTGCTGGCGGGAACTGAGGCGCAGATTGGCAGCAACGCGGTTGAGTACATACCCATAATGGGCTGCCTGTTCGATCTGATTGCCTGGGGCAAATACAAGTGCAGCAAGCAGAGGCTGGCCAAGATGCGGGCCAAGCTCGATTATCTGGCCGGCGAAACGCGACGGATATTTGTCAACTATTACAACGATTTTATTGAGCCGCATT ATTcaagctaa
- the LOC6636435 gene encoding SET and MYND domain-containing protein 4-like isoform X1, whose protein sequence is MFALAKVFVEQYELFAFNEPYKNELEIIKVWHTMPAAKLRRFKELTEFVLQDLDEPTNVASRAKHSRSLREQGNQVYKTKSKKSGNDLTECLLSASRLYTQAILEAENAYEELCLGFANRAMALQDFGYYEQAYDDCECALEFGYPKNMQHKLIMRQAYCAWKLGDAQKLGEHVACLEQLELNASFTQQLEQLQQELQLLQSNPQAEEVKEAKLDEVKRNNTEISTDAGGRGRYMIASQRIKEGEIVFTEQAECFVPTQGRLICQQCAASLLCAPIPCTRCHQRVVYCSRRCRQLHATIHGYECEAYRRDLLLPIGPFHLALRLVLTYMPQWLPQLRNGGSTAAELWQTLISIASAEHHWPTAPQHTQSLCMMHHLDKADASKLIYCVLSANQLQVYLYKCTNFYDQLLASTAASAEDWHLLLAALIARTNNQLLNNAHVGDAILPRDLGFNEFVLLRPQLWRAPFRLRLGCLHKFDRTTLVKSLNLPYYGLCNHACEPSLRSWYDGRSVSSYAARNIEPGEEIFNCYTLNYKMSSFAKRKEQLEQTFNFQCSCSKCVRAEPDQDYFAFHRYRCQHCEQIFVPAQLAELSWWQEPEPPQICCTVCQAPQDFSWHEEFLVLCACCDKPNARHEAYKVLDYLRNWLLDYHSLRQCLAKKLILACLTAKAAGHPFEDTEFGHLGRIMEYVLAGTEAQIGSNAVEYIPIMGCLFDLIAWGKYKCSKQRLAKMRAKLDYLAGETRRIFVNYYNDFIEPHYSS, encoded by the exons ATGTTTGCTTTGGCAAAAGTTTTCGTTGAACAATATgagttatttgcatttaatgaaCCTTACAAAAACGAACTGGAAATAATCAAAGTTTGGCACACAATGCCTGCAGCGAAACTTCGACGTTTTAAGGAACTGACCGAATTCGTGCTGCAGGATCTGGACGAGCCCACCAATGTAGCCAGTCGCGCCAAGCACTCGCGCTCGCTGCGGGAGCAGGGCAACCAGGTCTACAAAACTAAGTCCAAAAAAAGTGGCAACGACTTGACGGAGTGTCTGCTCAGTGCCAGTCGCCTCTATACGCAGGCTATTCTCGAGGCGGAGAATGCCTACGAGGAGCTGTGCTTGGGCTTCGCCAATCGCGCCATGGCACTGCAGGACTTTGGCTATTACGAGCAGGCCTATGATGATTGCGAGTGTGCCCTGGAGTTTGGGTATCCCAAGAATATGCAGCATAAGCTGATCATGCGGCAGGCCTATTGTGCCTGGAAGCTGGGCGATGCCCAGAAGCTGGGCGAGCACGTAGCCTGCCTGGAGCAGCTGGAGCTAAATGCCAGCTTTACCCAGCAattggagcagctgcagcaggagctgcaactgctgcaaagCAATCCGCAAGCGGAGGAAGTGAAGGAAGCGAAGCTGGACGAAGTGAAGCGAAACAATACTGAAAT CTCAACGGACGCAGGCGGCAGGGGACGCTACATGATTGCCTCGCAGCGTATTAAGGAGGGCGAGATTGTATTCACGGAACAGGCCGAATGCTTTGTACCGACCCAGGGTCGTCTGATTTGCCAGCAGTGCGCTGCGAGTCTGCTGTGCGCCCCCATACCCTGTACGCGGTGCCATCAGCGCGTGGTCTACTGTTCGCGCCGCTGTCGCCAGCTGCACGCGACCATCCACGGCTACGAGTGTGAGGCGTATCGCAGGGATTTGCTGCTCCCGATTGGACCTTTTCATTTGGCTCTGCGCCTGGTGCTCACCTATATGCCGCAGTGGCTGCCGCAGCTTCGCAACGGCGGCTCGACAGCGGCAGAACTGTGGCAAACTCTGATATCCATCGCCTCCGCCGAGCACCATTGGCCAACTGCACCGCAGCATACGCAGTCCCTGTGCATGATGCATCATCTGGACAAGGCGGACGCCTCGAAGCTGATATATTGCGTGCTCTCCGCCAACCAATTGCAGGTTTATCTGTATAAGTGCACCAATTTCTATGATCAGCTGCTCGCCAGCACAGCTGCCTCGGCCGAGGATTGGCATTTGCTGCTGGCCGCGCTGATAGCGCGCACCAACAATCAATTGCTGAACAATGCCCATGTGGGCGATGCCATTCTGCCCCGCGATCTGGGCTTCAATGAGTTTGTGCTGCTCCGGCCGCAGCTCTGGCGCGCACCATTCCGTCTGCGCTTGGGCTGCCTGCACAAGTTCGACAGGACAACACTTGTCAAGTCTCTCAATTTGCCGTACTATGGCCTGTGCAATCATGCCTGTGAGCCCAGCCTGCGCAGCTGGTACGATGGCCGTTCGGTGAGCAGCTATGCGGCGCGGAACATTGAGCCCGGCGAGGAGATCTTCAATTGCTACACCTTGAACTACAAGATGTCCAGCTTTGCCAAACGCaaggagcagctggagcagacCTTCAACTTTCAGTGTAGCTGCAGCAAGTGTGTCCGTGCCGAGCCTGATCAGGATTAC TTTGCTTTTCATCGCTATCGCTGCCAACACTGCGAGCAGATCTTTGTGCCTGCCCAGCTGGCGGAGCTCAGCTGGTGGCAGGAGCCCGAACCGCCACAAATTTGCTGCACAGTATGTCAGGCGCCCCAAGATTTCAGCTGGCATGAGGAATTTCTAGTGTTATGCGCATGCTGTGATAAACCGAATGCGCGTCACGAGGCGTACAAAGTGCTCGATTATCTCAGAAATTGGCTGCTCGACTATCATAGTCTCAGGCAATGCTTGGCCAAAAAGCTAATCCTGGCCTGCCTAACAGCCAAAGCAG CCGGACATCCGTTCGAGGACACAGAATTTGGCCATTTGGGGCGCATTATGGAATACGTGCTGGCGGGAACTGAGGCGCAGATTGGCAGCAACGCGGTTGAGTACATACCCATAATGGGCTGCCTGTTCGATCTGATTGCCTGGGGCAAATACAAGTGCAGCAAGCAGAGGCTGGCCAAGATGCGGGCCAAGCTCGATTATCTGGCCGGCGAAACGCGACGGATATTTGTCAACTATTACAACGATTTTATTGAGCCGCATT ATTcaagctaa
- the LOC116650732 gene encoding 5'-nucleotidase domain-containing protein 3-like isoform X2, whose amino-acid sequence MLVKRFRYPDDILDLEYEPNFAVRGLHYDVEKGLLVKLDSFLQLQLGSVYRGRTKVDAEEVLKLYHNRLLPIAYVEGPNNSYRHNTNSKMVQLADLFSVPEMCLLCNVIEYFERNRIDYHPEIVFHDTRTAMGSCHPIMHATVMKNTEKYIERNSRLVQYFQKLQQAGKNLFLVTNSPFSFVNCGMSYLVGANWRDFFDVVIVQARKPKFFTDESRPIRLYDEKTSSHLWDRVFKLEKGKIYYEGSVRQLQELKGWRGHSVLYFGDHPYSDLADVTLKHSWRTGAIISELAHEIKTLNRVDFKMSANWLQMLTQLIEDTQDEESEAAQVCLRDWMEERDQLRNKTKNVFNEQFGSVFRTYHNPTYFSRRLFRFADIYTSDITNLLKFSTAHTFYPRRGVMPHEYASHFI is encoded by the exons ATGCTGGTCAAGCGTTTTAGATATCCGGACGACATTCTAGATCTGGAATATGAGCCGAATTTTGCTGTGCGTGGCCTGCACTACGATGTGGAGAAGGGTCTGCTCGTCAAGCTGGACTCGTTTCTGCAGCTACAGCTCGGCTCCGTCTACCGTGGACGCACCAAGGTGGACGCCGAGGAGGTCCTGAAGCTCTATCACAATCGTTTGCTGCCCATCGCCTACGTGGAGGGACCCAACAATAGCTATAGG CATAATACGAACTCGAAAATGGTGCAATTGGCGGATCTGTTCTCAGTGCCCGAAATGTGCCTGCTGTGCAATGTTATCGAATATTTTGAACGCAATCGCATCGATTACCATCCGGAGATTGTGTTCCATGACACGCGCACCGCGATGGGCTCCTGTCATCCCATAATGCATGCCACCGTCATGAAGAACACGGAAAAGTACATCGAACGCAATTCAAGACTTGTCCAATATTTTCAGAAGCTTCAGCAGGCTGGCAAGAATCTCTTTTTGGTGACCAACAGTCCCTTTTCGTTCGT CAATTGCGGCATGTCCTATCTGGTGGGCGCCAATTGGCGAGATTTCTTCGATGTGGTCATTGTGCAGGCGCGGAAACCAAAATTCTTTACGGATGAATCACGGCCCATACGGCTGTACGATGAGAAAACTAGTTCGCATCTATGGGATCGCGTGTTTAAGCTGGAAAAAGGCAAAATCTATTACGAG GGCTCGGTGCGGCAGCTGCAGGAGCTGAAAGGCTGGCGCGGTCATTCGGTGCTCTACTTTGGCGATCATCCCTACAGCGATCTGGCAGATGTGACCCTAAAGCACAGCTGGCGCACGGGCGCCATCATCAGCGAGCTGGCC CATGAGATCAAGACATTGAATCGCGTGGACTTTAAGATGAGCGCCAATTGGTTGCAGATGCTCACACAGCTGATTGAGGACACGCAGGATGAGGAGAGCGAGGCTGCGCAGGTCTGCCTGCGTGACTGGATGGAGGAGCGTGATCAATTGCG CAACAAGACAAAGAACGTGTTCAACGAACAGTTCGGCAGCGTTTTTCGCACGTATCACAATCCCACGTACTTCTCGCGGCGTCTGTTCCGATTCGCAGACATCTACACCAGCGACATAACGAATTTGCTCAAGTTTTCGACGGCGCACACGTTCTATCCGCGACGCGGCGTCATGCCGCACGAATATGCCTCACACTTTATCTAA
- the LOC6636436 gene encoding exocyst complex component 3, producing the protein MDLQQLEEEAHQAALKDIQNMLQRPGQLEKVEQYRHRIARKKASVEALLKTGMQNQLEGVRVGLKQLVTCMQDVREVRRRMVEVERLLVGVPEIYDALEVVREENTKHSQYATAMENLKHIFNVDASVQKTMALIDEDKLLNAHQCLADLENSRDDLLYELHKQPKQHASDKITLKRHFEKVDQVSQALEKKLRLIISRTLNTVRKKPTVIVTALRIIEREEKNDQFALQQQKVTNFLPPGRPKAWRKMIMDVLQAAVITRIEGSKLEERADNKLWLVRDLEILRQIILEDLRVVKSLCVPCFPPHYDIFNEYVRFYHEGLSSYLDNIVKSGLQGNEYVSMLAWVMHTYPGADLMSHADLNVDVLKLSRPLLHPEHLKSLEDEYLQNMERNYQDWMKKTVDSEKQEWYSEMLPDQRDHYYNSAGPVIIFEMIDQHLQVTNTIHQELTFKALVLSIQQVELFGQTYLKNVIELKEHHFRNRDQIKYFTHYIITIVNNSQNVVEMAQQMKHLFWPKSRTEHYEDFEKLLATFQRIRAHAANYLLEEAFLDMECHFNDLFTVKWLGSSIAVDTICVTLDDYFQDYNHLLPANFEMVINEAQKLLAKRYIRALLSKRLSKTRSECDAITRKINLEAKRIKQFFEKIAPKISLSDSPLDLITTLSALLVADIELLALDLHTLLGSYPSLSEDHLVRLFYIRNDVKAAEVREKVQDAMKSKKAMVSIAKQDCIFKEIVFSDKLW; encoded by the exons atGGATTTGCAACAATTGGAAGAGGAGGCGCACCAAGCAGCGCTCAAGGACATACAAAACATGCTGCAGCGTCCCGGGCAGCTGGAAAAAGTGGAGCAGTATCGTCATCGAATCGCACGGAAAAAAGCATCCGTGGAGGCGTTGCTGAAGACGGGCATGCAGAACCAGCTAGAGGGCGTGCGTGTCGGCCTGAAGCAGCTGGTGACGTGCATGCAGGATGTGCGCGAGGTGCGTCGTCGCATGGTCGAGGTGGAGCGTCTGCTAGTGGGCGTGCCCGAGATTTACGATGCGCTCGAGGTGGTGCGCGAGGAGAACACGAAGCACTCGCAATACGCAACGGCCATGGAGAACCTCAAGCACATTTTCAATGTGGATGCCAGCGTCCAGAAAACAATGGCCCTGATCGACGAGGACAAGCTGCTGAATGCGCATCAGTGCCTGGCGGATCTGGAGAACTCGCGCGATGATCTGCTCTACGAGCTGCACAAACAGCCGAAACAGCATGCCTCCGACAAGATAACGCTCAAGCGGCACTTCGAGAAGGTGGATCAGGTCTCACAGGCGCTGGAGAAGAAACTCCGCCTGATCATCAGCCGCACGCTGAACACCGTGCGCAAGAAGCCCACGGTCATTGTTACGGCGCTGCGCATCATCGAGCGCGAGGAGAAGAACGATCAGTTTgccctgcagcagcagaaggtCACGAATTTCCTGCCACCAGGCCGGCCAAAGGCGTGGCGCAAAATGATTATGGACGTGCTGCAGGCGGCTGTGATAACGCGCATCGAGGGCTCCAAGCTGGAGGAGCGTGCGGACAACAAGCTGTGGCTGGTGCGAGATTTAGAGATATTGCGTCAAATCATCCTGGAGGACTTGCGTGTGGTCAAGTCGCTGTGCGTGCCCTGCTTCCCGCCGCACTACGACATCTTCAACGAGTATGTCCGCTTCTACCACGAGGGCCTCTCCAGCTAC CTGGACAACATTGTGAAGTCGGGCCTGCAGGGTAACGAGTATGTCTCGATGCTGGCCTGGGTTATGCACACGTATCCCGGCGCCGATCTGATGTCCCATGCGGATCTTAATGTGGATGTGCTGAAGCTCTCGCGGCCACTGCTCCATCCGGAGCATCTGAAATCTCTGGAGGATGAGTATCTGCAGAATATGGAGCGCAACTATCAGGATTGGATGAAGAAGACCGTCGACTCGGAGAAGCAGGAGTGGTACTCCGAAATGCTGCCCGATCAGCGGGATCATTATTACAACAGTGCGGGCCCTGTGATCATATTCGAGATGATCGATCAGCATCTGCAGGTGACCAATACCATACACCAGGAGCTCACGTTTAAGGCTCTGGTGCTCAGCATACAGCAGGTGGAGCTGTTTGGCCAAACGTATCTGAAGAACGTGATCGAGCTGAAGGAGCATCATTTTCGCAATCGCGACCAGATCAAATACTTTACGCATTATATCATAACCATTGTGAACAATAGCCAGAACGTGGTCGAGATGGCGCAACAGATGAAGCATCTGTTCTGGCCCAAATCCCGCACGGAACACTATGAGGACTTTGAGAAACTGTTGGCCACATTCCAGCGCATACGCGCACATGCCGCCAACTATTTGCTGGAGGAGGCCTTCCTGGACATGGAATGCCATTTCAATGATCTATTCACGGTCAAGTGGCTCGGCAGCAGCATTGCCGTGGACACGATCTGTGTGACATTGGACGATTACTTCCAAGACTATAATCATCTGCTGCCCGCCAACTTTGAGATGGTCATTAATGAGGCCCAGAAGCTGCTGGCCAAGCGCTACATTCGAGCGCTGCTCTCCAAGCGGCTGTCCAAGACGCGCAGCGAATGCGATGCGATTACGCGCAAAATCAATCTGGAGGCGAAGCGCATTAAACAGTTCTTTGAGAAGATTGCGCCCAAGATCTCGCTCAGCGATTCGCCGTTGGATTTGATAACCACGCTGTCGGCGCTCCTTGTCGCGGATATTGAATTGCTTGCGCTGGATTTGCATACGCTGCTGGGCAGCTATCCGTCGTTGAGCGAGGATCATCTGGTGCGTCTCTTCTACATACGCAACGATGTGAAGGCGGCCGAGGTGCGCGAGAAGGTGCAGGATGCGATGAAATCCAAGAAGGCCATGGTCAGCATTGCCAAACAGGATTGCATCTTCAAGGAGATCGTGTTCAGCGACAAGCTGTGgtaa